The following coding sequences lie in one Bacteroidota bacterium genomic window:
- a CDS encoding calcineurin-like phosphoesterase family protein — MRVQLLVFFLLLAIGHYGQETAKGRVFDDANGNGRRDRNEKGISGTAVSNGRDVVVTASDGSYQIPIREGDILFVIKPSGYQYPVDNYQLPQFYYIHKPKGSPALKFPGSEPSGKLPPFIDFPLKRTNETDTFSIVVFSDPQPYNEQQLEWYGKVVEQELSHLRGHSFGVTLGDLTGDRPDFFQSLNEHTARAGIPWFHAIGNHDLNYDAEDIAHSDESFEKIYGPSTYAFNHGKVHFVVLNNVIFPNTHSSGRYVGGLTDDQLQFLYNDLQHVPSDRLVVLMMHIPLYNPPGWGVSFLPESRRRLFDLLKDFPHTFSMAGHMHLQRHDYFGAEDDWFGTTLHHHYTVGTIGGDWWSGSPDAMGVPEATMYDGTPKGYNLIRFEGVNYQWDYKVVGASEDERMRVYHPKVYAAGKNQRADIYVNFYQGSITDSVFFSFDGASWNKMRYVVEPDPFSYAVVTHWDNSNPLPEGSRPSQPLECRHLWKARPGKLPGKGVHTLYVRAYQHGRVFEARSLVEVD; from the coding sequence ATGAGAGTTCAACTTTTAGTGTTTTTTCTGCTCCTGGCGATAGGGCATTACGGGCAGGAAACTGCCAAAGGAAGGGTTTTTGATGATGCCAACGGAAATGGCCGGCGCGATAGGAATGAGAAGGGCATCTCAGGAACCGCTGTGTCCAATGGCCGCGATGTGGTGGTTACAGCTTCTGATGGTTCTTATCAGATTCCGATCAGGGAGGGCGATATCCTTTTTGTCATCAAACCATCAGGATATCAATATCCAGTGGATAATTACCAACTGCCCCAGTTTTATTATATCCACAAACCAAAGGGTTCGCCGGCATTAAAATTTCCCGGATCTGAACCCAGCGGGAAGCTTCCGCCCTTCATAGATTTTCCCTTGAAAAGAACGAACGAAACAGATACTTTCAGCATTGTTGTTTTTTCGGATCCCCAGCCCTACAACGAACAACAGCTTGAGTGGTACGGCAAGGTGGTTGAACAGGAATTAAGCCATTTGAGAGGTCACAGCTTTGGTGTCACTTTGGGCGACCTGACCGGCGACAGGCCGGATTTTTTCCAGTCGCTCAACGAGCACACCGCCAGGGCAGGCATCCCGTGGTTTCATGCGATTGGCAATCACGACCTTAACTATGATGCTGAAGATATTGCGCACTCTGACGAAAGCTTCGAAAAGATATACGGCCCTTCGACCTATGCGTTCAACCACGGCAAAGTACATTTTGTGGTGCTCAACAATGTGATCTTTCCCAACACACACAGTTCAGGCAGGTATGTTGGCGGCCTGACCGATGATCAGCTACAGTTCCTTTACAACGATCTTCAACATGTGCCTTCTGACAGACTGGTCGTATTGATGATGCATATTCCTCTTTACAATCCACCCGGATGGGGGGTGTCGTTTTTACCTGAATCAAGAAGGCGCTTATTCGATTTGCTGAAAGATTTTCCGCACACTTTTTCCATGGCTGGTCACATGCATCTGCAACGCCATGATTACTTTGGTGCTGAAGATGACTGGTTTGGCACAACCCTTCACCACCATTATACGGTTGGTACCATCGGGGGGGACTGGTGGTCGGGAAGTCCGGATGCCATGGGAGTTCCGGAGGCCACAATGTACGACGGTACGCCCAAAGGATACAACCTCATCAGGTTTGAGGGGGTAAACTACCAGTGGGATTATAAAGTGGTTGGGGCTTCTGAAGATGAGCGTATGCGGGTGTATCATCCAAAGGTGTATGCGGCAGGAAAAAACCAACGCGCAGATATCTATGTGAATTTTTATCAGGGCAGTATTACCGACAGCGTGTTCTTCAGTTTCGATGGCGCCAGCTGGAATAAGATGAGGTATGTGGTTGAACCTGACCCATTCAGCTATGCGGTGGTTACACACTGGGATAACAGCAATCCGCTGCCCGAGGGAAGCCGGCCTTCGCAGCCCCTGGAGTGCCGTCATTTATGGAAGGCCCGGCCCGGAAAGCTTCCCGGCAAAGGTGTGCATACCTTATATGTAAGAGCTTATCAACACGGACGTGTTTTTGAGGCGAGAAGTCTGGTGGAAGTTGATTAA
- a CDS encoding ArsR family transcriptional regulator has product MLEALITSKTRIKLMLKFFMNSGSTGYLRGLEAEFGESTNAIRQELNRFEEAGLLVADQQANRKVFRANTSHPLFSDIRSLVHKYVGIDRIIDKVIKNLGQPKEVYLIGNLARGIDSNEINLIIVGDNIDLDYLESLVAKAQEHLTRTIKYAVFTPQEFAQQLPHLNKQKLLKVWQHTA; this is encoded by the coding sequence ATGCTCGAAGCCCTCATCACCTCCAAAACCCGCATCAAGCTCATGCTGAAGTTCTTCATGAACTCCGGCAGCACCGGCTATTTGCGCGGACTGGAGGCTGAGTTCGGCGAAAGCACCAATGCCATCCGGCAGGAACTCAACCGCTTCGAAGAAGCAGGACTGCTCGTGGCCGACCAACAGGCAAACCGCAAGGTGTTCCGGGCCAACACCAGCCACCCCCTCTTCAGCGACATCCGCAGCCTGGTACATAAATATGTCGGCATCGACCGCATCATTGACAAGGTGATAAAGAATCTCGGTCAACCCAAAGAAGTTTACCTCATTGGCAACCTGGCCCGCGGCATCGACAGCAACGAGATCAACCTCATCATTGTGGGCGACAACATCGACCTCGACTACCTCGAAAGTCTGGTGGCCAAAGCACAGGAACACCTGACCCGCACCATAAAATATGCCGTGTTCACTCCACAGGAGTTCGCACAGCAACTGCCCCACCTCAACAAGCAAAAGCTGTTGAAAGTGTGGCAACATACGGCCTGA
- a CDS encoding 1-deoxy-D-xylulose-5-phosphate synthase, which translates to MSGKHGLLDKIDSPADLKGLQVGQLAKLAEEIRSLILDVVAVNAGHLGASLGAVELAVALHYVFDTPEDKIVWDVGHQAYAHKILTGRREAFASLRRWEGLSGFPSRDESIYDCFGTGHASTALSAALGLAHAARMQGQMQRHHIAVVGDGAMTGGMFFEALNQAGKQDVNLLIVLNDNDISIDKTSGALREYLSRVRRGDYGEQHPLFEAFGIPHLGLADGHDAGMLVSKLQEAKAMAGVKLLHVVTTKGKGFGQAELEQVLFHSPGRFDRLTGKLYQAHMGNRMLWQHVFGQTMAELAAMNPRIAVITPAMPTGSSVNMVAEKFPDRVFDVDIAEQHALTFSAGLAAGGMLPYCVVYSTFLQRAMDQLIHDIALQKLPVVLCIDRAGLVGEDGATHQGAFDLAFLRSIPNLTLAAPMDAGSLRNLLFSAQHHSDGPITIRYPRGPVERPEWDSPPTGLEIGKGRRLTQGDRIAILSLGAAGQRVQQALELLGEKGLYPSHYDLIFAKPLDEALLKEAFANHASILTVEDGVLAGGLGSAVLEWASANGCNNKVVRLGMPDSFVHHGKVEQQLRHCGLDAAGIAEAVWGMGDLARG; encoded by the coding sequence ATGAGCGGCAAGCATGGTTTACTGGACAAGATAGATTCCCCGGCGGATCTGAAGGGATTGCAGGTGGGGCAGCTGGCAAAGCTGGCGGAGGAGATACGCAGCCTGATCCTGGATGTGGTGGCAGTGAATGCCGGTCATCTGGGGGCTTCGCTGGGTGCAGTGGAGCTTGCTGTGGCGCTTCACTACGTGTTCGACACCCCGGAAGACAAGATCGTATGGGATGTGGGCCATCAGGCTTATGCCCACAAGATCCTCACTGGGCGCAGGGAAGCCTTTGCCAGCCTGCGACGCTGGGAAGGTCTGAGTGGTTTCCCCTCGCGCGATGAGAGTATCTATGACTGCTTTGGCACTGGTCATGCCTCCACTGCCCTTTCGGCTGCGCTGGGTCTGGCCCATGCGGCAAGGATGCAGGGTCAGATGCAGCGGCATCACATTGCCGTGGTGGGCGATGGCGCCATGACGGGAGGGATGTTTTTCGAGGCGCTCAACCAGGCAGGCAAGCAGGATGTGAACCTGCTCATCGTGCTCAACGACAACGACATCTCCATCGACAAAACTTCAGGCGCTTTGCGCGAATACCTGAGCAGGGTGCGCCGGGGCGATTACGGAGAACAGCACCCTCTGTTCGAAGCCTTCGGGATACCGCACCTGGGGCTGGCCGACGGACATGATGCCGGAATGTTGGTCAGCAAACTTCAGGAAGCCAAAGCGATGGCCGGAGTAAAATTGCTGCATGTGGTAACCACCAAAGGCAAAGGCTTCGGGCAGGCTGAGCTGGAACAGGTGTTGTTTCATTCGCCGGGCCGCTTCGACAGGCTCACAGGCAAGCTCTACCAGGCCCATATGGGCAACCGCATGCTCTGGCAACATGTGTTCGGGCAAACCATGGCCGAGCTGGCCGCAATGAACCCCCGCATCGCAGTGATCACCCCGGCCATGCCCACCGGAAGCTCGGTGAACATGGTCGCCGAAAAATTTCCCGACAGGGTGTTCGACGTAGATATCGCCGAGCAACATGCGCTGACTTTTTCGGCCGGACTGGCAGCAGGGGGCATGCTGCCCTATTGTGTGGTGTATTCCACCTTTCTGCAACGGGCTATGGATCAGCTGATTCACGACATTGCGCTGCAAAAACTGCCTGTGGTGCTGTGCATCGACCGGGCAGGCCTGGTGGGCGAAGATGGGGCAACACATCAGGGGGCTTTCGACCTTGCCTTTTTGCGCAGCATCCCCAACCTCACCCTGGCTGCACCCATGGATGCCGGAAGCCTGCGCAACCTGCTGTTCAGCGCGCAACACCATAGCGACGGTCCCATAACCATACGTTATCCCCGCGGTCCGGTGGAACGTCCTGAATGGGACAGTCCGCCTACAGGCCTCGAAATTGGCAAAGGCCGGAGGCTGACCCAGGGGGACAGGATAGCCATCCTGAGCCTGGGCGCTGCCGGACAAAGGGTGCAACAGGCGCTGGAGCTGCTCGGCGAAAAAGGCCTATATCCTTCGCATTACGACCTCATCTTTGCCAAGCCTCTGGATGAAGCGCTGCTGAAGGAGGCTTTTGCTAATCACGCGTCCATCCTGACGGTTGAAGACGGGGTACTGGCTGGCGGGCTGGGCAGCGCCGTGCTGGAATGGGCCTCGGCCAATGGATGCAACAACAAGGTGGTACGGTTGGGTATGCCGGACAGCTTTGTGCATCATGGAAAAGTGGAACAGCAGCTGAGGCATTGCGGGCTGGATGCAGCGGGAATTGCGGAGGCTGTATGGGGAATGGGCGACTTGGCGAGGGGGTGA